The stretch of DNA GGAGTGCGCGCCGCTGGTCAGCGCGAATCCGCATGACATGGATTACCACAGCGGCTCTATTGGCCTGCCGGTGCCGTCTACCGATGTGAAGCTGATTGATGATGAAGGCAATGAGGTTCCTCCTGGCGAGCCCGGTGAGCTTTGCGTTAAAGGGCCTCAGGTGATGCTGGGCTACTGGCAGCGCCCGAAAGAGACCGATGAAATTCTGAAAGACGGCTGGCTGCGCACCGGCGACATTGCGGTGATGAACGACGAAGGCTTTATGAACATCGTTGACCGTAAAAAAGACATGATCCTCGTTTCCGGTTTTAACGTTTATCCCAACGAAATTGAAGACGTGGTGATGCAGAACGAAGGCGTGCTGGAAGTTGCGGCGGTTGGTGTGCCTGCCGGCGTAAGCGGTGAGCACGTCAAAATCTTCGTCGTGAAGAAGGACCCGGCCCTGACGGAAGAAGCGCTTATCGCCTTCTGCCGCCGCCAGTTAACCGGCTATAAAGTGCCGAAACTGATAGAATTCCGCACGGAATTGCCAAAATCCAACGTCGGGAAAATTTTACGACGAGAACTGCGTGACGAAGCGGGCAAGACAGGCAACAATAACGCCTGAGCTCCAAGTCACTCGTCCTGATGCCGGTTCGCCGGCATTTTTTATGGGCGCAACCTAAGAGAACTGAATTTGACTTACCAGATGATTACCACCGATGAAGGGCTGGCCGCCGTTTGCCAGGCCGCTCGTCAGTTCCCCGCGCTGGCGCTGGACACCGAATTTGTCCGTACGCGAACCTATTACCCGCAACTGGGGCTGATCCAGCTTTATGATGGCCAGCAGGCCTCGTTGATAGACCCGTTAGCTATTAGCGACTGGTCGCCGTTTAAAGCGCTGCTGCAGGACCCTGATACGGTTAAATACCTGCATGCCGGCAGCGAAGACCTCGAAGTCTTCCTGAACGCTTTTGGCATGCTGCCAGACCCGTTTATCGATACCCAAATTCTTGCGTCATTCACCGGGCGTCCGCTCTCCTGCGGCTTTGCGACTATCGTGGAGTCCTATACCGGCATCGCGCTGGATAAAAGCGAATCCCGCACTGACTGGCTGGCACGTCCGTTAACAGAGCGGCAGTGCGATTATGCGGCGGCAGACGTGCTCTATCTGCTGCCCATCGCTGAGAAGCTCATGGCCGAAACCGAAGCGGCCGGCTGGATCAACGCGGCTCTCGACGAGTGCCAGCTGATGTGTGCCCGTCGCCGTGACCAGCTTGACCCGGAAGAAGCCTGGCGCGAAATTGGCAATGCATGGCAGCTTCGTACCCGCCAGCTGGCCTGCCTCAAGAAGCTGGCCTCGTGGCGCCTGCGTAAAGCGCGTGAGCGGGATATGGCGGTAAATTTTGTCGTGCGCGAAGAGAACCTCTGGCAGGTGGCTCGCTATATGCCGGGATCGCTCGGGGAACTGGACGCTCTTGGT from Cedecea neteri encodes:
- the rnd gene encoding ribonuclease D codes for the protein MTYQMITTDEGLAAVCQAARQFPALALDTEFVRTRTYYPQLGLIQLYDGQQASLIDPLAISDWSPFKALLQDPDTVKYLHAGSEDLEVFLNAFGMLPDPFIDTQILASFTGRPLSCGFATIVESYTGIALDKSESRTDWLARPLTERQCDYAAADVLYLLPIAEKLMAETEAAGWINAALDECQLMCARRRDQLDPEEAWREIGNAWQLRTRQLACLKKLASWRLRKARERDMAVNFVVREENLWQVARYMPGSLGELDALGLSGSEIRFHGKALIALVAEAQALPESELPQPLQNLVDMPGYRKVFKAIKALVQEVSEAKGLSAELLASRRQINQLLNWHWKLKPQHVEPELISGWRAELMAEALTKLLAEY